A region of the Pseudomonadota bacterium genome:
CGCTGGCTGGAGATCGAAAAGAACCGCTTTGCCGCCTACGATTTCATCGGCAGGCAGCCCGCTGATATCCTGTCCTGGTTCGACAAGCATGTGTAGGCGATGATGCGCTGGTCTATCGTGAAATGGGGCGTGCCGGCCCTGCTTGTCATCATCGTGGCCGTGGCGGTGTTTACCGAAAAGACCTTTCATGTCGAAAAGGTCATTGCGGCGCCGCCGGACGCGATCTGGGCCGTCTTGGTGGACACCAGCCGATATCCGGACTGGAACCCCGTCTTCGTCGCTGTTGCCGGTGACTATGCCGAGGGCGAGACGCTCACCAACACGGTCCGTTTTCCGGATGGTTCGCGTGTCGACATGGCGGCAACCATCGAGACGCTGATCGAGCACAAGGAAATCCGGCAGACAGGCGGTGTTCCGGGTCTCCTGACATTCGACCATCAGTGGCTTCTGGAGCCGGTCGACGGCGG
Encoded here:
- a CDS encoding SRPBCC domain-containing protein translates to MPALLVIIVAVAVFTEKTFHVEKVIAAPPDAIWAVLVDTSRYPDWNPVFVAVAGDYAEGETLTNTVRFPDGSRVDMAATIETLIEHKEIRQTGGVPGLLTFDHQWLLEPVDGGTRVVQHEVDRGLWLWFWDSEWIEPSYADVLDALAERVRARDLPTDTN